From Drosophila willistoni isolate 14030-0811.24 unplaced genomic scaffold, UCI_dwil_1.1 Seg150, whole genome shotgun sequence, one genomic window encodes:
- the LOC124460893 gene encoding uncharacterized protein LOC124460893 has protein sequence MRKIDQNPQISVRSLAKELHDECDLVVSHETVRQAILRHKYSSRVARKKPLLSAVNVEKRLTFATSMLNRHADYWEDVIFCDETKMMLYYNDGPPRVWRIVHGDIAFMKSTMNAEQYLNILKAHLPMSVKLPTMLNSS, from the coding sequence ATGCGCAAGATCGATCAAAATCCGCAAATTTCGGTGAGATCGCTTGCCAAGGAGCTGCATGATGAGTGCGATTTAGTTGTTTCCCATGAAACTGTGCGCCAGGCCATCCTACGACACAAGTATTCTTCAAGAGTGGCTCGGAAGAAACCCCTTTTATCGGCAGTTAATGTAGAAAAGCGCTTAACTTTTGCTACCAGCATGCTAAATCGGCACGCAGACTATTGGGAAGACGTCATATTTTGTGACGAAACCAAAATGATGCTGTACTACAATGATGGACCACCCAGAGTATGGCGCATTGTCCACGGTGATATCGCATTTATGAAGAGCACTATGAATGCTGAGCAGTACCTCAACATTTTAAAGGCACATTTGCCCATGTCCGTCAAGTTACCGACAATGTTAAACTCGAGTTAG
- the LOC124460894 gene encoding uncharacterized protein C683.02c-like, protein MVEIKDLAEFHTADDLLLAVLELIDEDLPAECHPKMRKAYSGTQTATMMVNPNLANKLLQAGKIRVGMCICRVRLKTEPRRCYKCLDFGHTAARCRSKHDASKLCFNCGSKDHASKQCDQKAACILCTRHKRSNTAHSTLSRACPLFVQAGCNRKD, encoded by the coding sequence ATGGTCGAAATAAAGGATCTCGCAGAATTCCACACTGCAGACGATCTTCTGCTCGCCGTCCTGGAACTGATCGACGAGGATTTGCCGGCAGAATGTCACCCAAAAATGCGGAAAGCGTACAGTGGTACACAGACCGCAACAATGATGGTGAACCCGAATCTGGCGAACAAGCTGCTGCAGGCGGGCAAAATACGAGTAGGCATGTGCATATGCCGAGTACGCCTGAAGACTGAGCCGAGACGGTGCTACAAGTGTCTGGACTTTGGGCACACAGCAGCTCGGTGCAGAAGCAAGCACGACGCATCCAAGCTATGCTTCAACTGCGGTAGCAAGGATCACGCTTCAAAGCAATGTGACCAGAAGGCAGCGTGCATACTTTGCACACGACATAAGCGGAGCAATACGGCGCATAGCACGCTCAGCAGAGCTTGTCCGTTGTTTGTACAGGCTGGCTGTAACAGGAAGGATTAA